From the genome of Bradyrhizobium sp. ORS 278:
GCGCGGGGTGCGATTGCCGTGTTCTGGCGTGGGCAGAAGGGCTCGACGCTCGGCCATGTCGGCTTCTATTGGGGAGAGGACTCGAGCCGCGTCTGGACGCTCGGCGGCAACGAGAACGACATGGTCCAGATCGAGGCGCTGCCCAAGGCCTCGGAGCGCTTCGGCCTGGTCGGCTACTTCTGGCCGAAGGGCGTAGCCCTGCCCACAAGCGGCCCTGTGGTGATGCCGGCGGGCACCGCGGCCAGTATCCAGGTCGCGCCCGGCAGCGCACACACGGCCGCCGCTGCGGCGCCTGGCGCCAGGCAGACCGCAATCGTCGCGACCATGTTCGGCAACGGCGAGGCCTCGGCCTATGGCGGGATGGTCGAGGACGGCAAGCCGGGCGTGGCGCTGCCGTTTCGCTTCGAGGGCGAGCGTCCCCGCGTCCGCGTCACCAAGGGATCTCGCTCGGTCGATTGCGACATCGTCGACGTCGGGCCCTGGAACACCAGCGATCCCTATTGGCAGGCAGGCGCCAGGCCGCAGGCCGAGTCCGGCACCGACAGCCGCGGCCGGCGCACCAATCGCGCCGGCATCGATCTCACCTTCGCGGCCGCATCGGCCATCCAGCTCGACGGCAAGGGGCTCGTTGACTGGGAATTCATCGATCAGCCCCAACAGCCAAAGGTCACCTGACATGGATATCGCCCAAGCCGCCGACGCGGCAGATAAGTTCGTCGAGGAAGCCGCCAAGATCGAGCCGACCGTCGCGGCTGTCACCAGCATGTTCGTGCCGGGCGCTGCGCCCGTGGTCGCGACGGTGCAGCCCATGATCGCCGTTGCGATCCCCTTCGTCGAGAAGGCGCTGCAGGACATCGCCGCTCACAAGGGCGGCGATGCGCTCGGGGCTCTTGCCGAGCTGATCGGACATCTCACCAGGGACATGCCGAATTCGCCGATCCTCAGCCCGATCGGCGCGACGATCCCATCCCCGGGCTGAAGGAGGTTGGAATGCTGAAGAACTGGAAGACCACGCTGTTGGGTGTCGGCACGTTGATGACCGCTGCCGGAGGCCTGATCTCGCATTTTTCGAGCAGCGGCATCACGCCGGCCGATATCGCGAACATCTCCGCTGGCATCGGACTGCTGTTCGCGAAGGACAGTAGCGTCACCGGCACCTGAGGCCATTGGGCAAAAATCGGCCCGGCGCGCGCCGCTACCCGCGGACCGCGCCGGGCCCGGCATCTTGACGAGCGTTCGTGCGTCATCGGGGCAAAATGCGTCCCTTGCCGGGCGCGCAACAGGCGGGAAATGACAGGTGAGCCAACCGGACAAGAGCGCTGACAAGACGGTCAGCGAGAAGCTCGTCGACAGCGTGCTGCTGAAAGCCTGGTCGCGAGCGAGCATGATCGTGGCGACCACCATCCTGTTGCCGATCGGCTTCTCGATCGGAGGCCGCATGATCTCCTCCATGGACCAGGTCGCGGACAAGATCGACCAGATGCGGATCGTGCAGATCGAGCAGTCCGGCCGAATCGAGGCACTGCGGCAGCAGCTGATGGTCCAGCAACAGAGTCTCGCGGATCACGAGGCGCGCGTGCGTTCGCTCGAACGCGGCCCGGTGCTGCGCCAATAGCCATTCTCGAAAATCGGAATCGTCACATGCTCGACGCCATCGCCATTCTATTTGCGGCCTGGGGTACGGCCCGCGCGGGTCACGGCAACGTCGGCATGCTCGTGATCCGGATCCTGCTGGTGACAGTGGCGGTGATCGGACTCTCGATCGCTGCGCTGATGAGGGGAGCGTGAGATGCGCAAGCCACTCAATCTCTCCCGGGAGGAGATCGAGCGTCGTCGGGCCAAGGATCGCGAAGAGGCGCTCGGCGCGATCAGGGACAGCGACGTCGCGCGCGGCCGGCTGGAAAGCTGGAGCGGCGGCCGCGTCAACCGCTCATACGGGACGACGACTAAGATCCGCGCCGGCCGGCAGCCGGCAATCTGCAAGAGGAGACGACTTTGAGCTATTCATTCAACATCAGGGCGACGTCGAAGGTATCTGCAAAATCGGCCGTTGCCGCTGCGTTCGACAACGTGGTCGTGTCGCAGCCGATCCACGCGCGCGACAAGGCGGCTGCGCTGGCGAACGCGTCTGCGGTCATCGACCTGCTCGCCGACGACGCGCCGGAAGGTCACCTGATCGCGGTCTCGTGCAATGGCTACGTGGGTTGGCGCGAGGTGCTGCTGGCCGATGGCAGCAATCCGCTCAATGCGGCCTCGGTGTCGGCGCAGGCGTCCTACATGCCGTCGGAGGGGTAACCCTGGCACTGGAAAACCCCGCCGGGTGAGGGCGGGGTTTTGCTCTGGCGCCGGGAGGCTACCTCGGGTGTATCTCTTTGACGCCCTTTGCTCTGGGCTGACCTCGATCTCACCACGGCCCGTCTTATGAAGGCATCATAACACCATCAACGCGTGCGTCAACAGTAAAAACAACCTATGGGTTCAATTCCTCCAGCATCGCATCCATGAGGTTGCGAACGTCGGTCAGCCGCAATCGGCCATCGGAGGGCCGCAGGTACTCTCGCAGCGCTCGCCCTTGCCGGGCGGCGATCTCGTCCTTTGCCAGCCCGGTTGTCGCGGCTCGATAGGCCTTGAGATCGGCCAGGAATTCGCGGGCCACCTTGGGCGGCAGGTCAAGCGGCCGGCGCGCCATCAATGCAGCCGCCGCAGGTGTCGCGAGGCGATCTCGGCGAGAGCCTCGGTGGCGTCGTCGATGTCGGCCGTGTCGATCACGGGCCTGTCTGTCTCGATCAGCGCGCGGTTGCAGAGAGGGCAGGGGTCGCCGGGCGCGCCGCACCGGCAGCCGGCTGGACCGTCGATCCAGGGTCGGTCGGGATGTGCTTCGCACACGAAGCCGACGTTGCCGCAAAGCAGGCAGATCCTCATCACGACTCGAGTCCGCGGAGGCGATTCAGTTCGGTCCGGGCGAGCGCCCTCGCTGCCTCACGGGCCTCGTCCTGGCTCGTAATGTTCATTGTGATCGCACGCCGGCCGGCGTTGTCATCCCAATAGAAGTAGACCGAGGGCCGGCCGTCAGCGAACTGGACCTCGAAGCTGCCAGTGGCGGGAATGCCCTTCGGGCTGTGCGGAATGATGCGGACCGGATCACCTTCCATTGGGGCTCGGAGAGTTTGGGGAGCGTTCTGGAAAGCCATTATATATCAATGCTGGCGCTATTCCCCAAAAACATGCATAAACCATTGATTTTGCTGATTTCCCGCCGTTCGCTAGGGAGCGCCATCCTCGGGCACCGTTTCCACTCGAAATCGTCTGGGTCGCCCCTGTCGTGGCCCGCTCCGCGTTGACGGATGGCAGGTCGAGCCGGCCCGATCAACCCTCCATTAGGGTCCTTCCCGTACTGCAGTCGGCAAGCAGGAGCAGGATGATGGCCGCACCCAAGAAGCGGGAAGCCCGCAAGTCGATGAAGCAGCCGGCGTGGATCACGCTGGATGGCGGATTCGCGGTGCGCCATTGCCTGGTTCAGGACATCTCCAGCTCGGGCGCCAGGCTGACCCTGCAGGAGGCGGCCGCCCTGCCGGCCACCATCCGGCTCGCCTTCGCGCGCGACGCGCGGACGGGGCGGCTGTGCCAGGTGGTGTGGCGCCGTGGCGCGTCGGTTGGCGTCAAGTTCATCGGCAAATAGCGGATCGCGGTCGCTTCGTTGCGACAGACGCGCTATCAAGCGCCATGGTCAGGTTCGTCATCCTCATTGCGATCGCCTCGCTGGGCGCCATGAGCGCCGCGTCCGCCGGCTCGTCCGGCTCCTCGCTGTTTGATCCGAAGGGGGGCGCGATCAGCAAGCCGATCTCCCGTTCCGGCGCGGTCACCACCAATCCCTGCGCATCCTACGGCGCCAACTTCGTGCGCGTCGAAGGCACCGACACCTGCGTGAAAGTCGGCGGGGCGCTGCGCCTCGATATGGG
Proteins encoded in this window:
- a CDS encoding porin: MVRFVILIAIASLGAMSAASAGSSGSSLFDPKGGAISKPISRSGAVTTNPCASYGANFVRVEGTDTCVKVGGALRLDMGTSTGR
- a CDS encoding TIGR02594 family protein, whose product is MPDILLNLLSKSDLLIVFGGMAFLLAQTNRALQTVLSDMTRLLAGQPVAQRQIAPAVLAPAPAVIAVDAKPGLPAPKPAAVEAPWMAAAVAQIGFRETGDNHGIDRFIAMAHCGADGDPWCAIFVNAMLEQSGVAGTRSAASQSFRTHPGFIAIEQPARGAIAVFWRGQKGSTLGHVGFYWGEDSSRVWTLGGNENDMVQIEALPKASERFGLVGYFWPKGVALPTSGPVVMPAGTAASIQVAPGSAHTAAAAAPGARQTAIVATMFGNGEASAYGGMVEDGKPGVALPFRFEGERPRVRVTKGSRSVDCDIVDVGPWNTSDPYWQAGARPQAESGTDSRGRRTNRAGIDLTFAAASAIQLDGKGLVDWEFIDQPQQPKVT
- a CDS encoding PilZ domain-containing protein, encoding MAAPKKREARKSMKQPAWITLDGGFAVRHCLVQDISSSGARLTLQEAAALPATIRLAFARDARTGRLCQVVWRRGASVGVKFIGK